In a single window of the Bradyrhizobium sp. Ash2021 genome:
- a CDS encoding integrase core domain-containing protein produces MSIANPLWGAPRIHGELLKLGIDVGQTSVAKYMARRRGPPSQGWKTFLRNHSDGIAAMDLFVVPTISFRLLYGLLIMGHGRRQILWFGVTAHPTAEWIANQLTQAFGWEQIPRYLIRDRDRAYGEIYARRVRSIGIRDRPTSPRSPWQNAYAERLIGSIRRECIDHIVIFGERHLRHVLLSYKDYYNATRTHLSLNKDAPVPRGAETAGRIIVCPILGGLHHQYARI; encoded by the coding sequence ATGAGCATCGCCAACCCGTTGTGGGGGGCGCCGAGAATCCACGGTGAGCTTCTCAAGCTCGGCATCGATGTCGGCCAGACCAGCGTGGCCAAGTATATGGCGCGGAGGAGGGGCCCGCCGTCCCAAGGCTGGAAGACATTCCTCCGCAATCATTCCGACGGCATCGCGGCGATGGATCTGTTCGTCGTGCCGACGATCTCATTTCGGCTGCTCTATGGATTGCTGATCATGGGCCACGGCCGGCGGCAGATCCTGTGGTTTGGGGTCACCGCACATCCGACGGCCGAATGGATCGCCAATCAGCTCACTCAGGCCTTTGGCTGGGAGCAGATCCCTCGTTACCTGATTAGGGATCGAGATCGAGCTTATGGCGAGATTTATGCCCGCCGGGTTCGGTCGATCGGCATTCGAGACCGCCCGACATCTCCTCGCTCACCCTGGCAAAATGCATATGCTGAACGGCTGATCGGTTCAATCCGCAGAGAATGCATTGATCACATCGTGATATTTGGCGAACGCCATCTGCGCCATGTTCTGCTGTCGTACAAAGATTACTACAACGCCACGCGGACTCATTTGTCATTGAACAAGGATGCCCCGGTCCCTCGCGGCGCCGAGACAGCCGGACGTATTATCGTTTGCCCGATCCTGGGCGGACTGCACCACCAATATGCCCGGATTTGA